Genomic segment of Prochlorococcus marinus CUG1433:
GTTCGACCAACAAATGTTATGGGGGCCACAAAGAGATTTGCTGAGCTTATTCTACAATCTTTTGCAGAGAAAATTGAAATATATAATTCTACAAAAGAAGAATCTATTAACTTTAAAAGGTCAAAGTTTTTAATTGTAAGATTTGGGAATGTTTTGGGATCTTCTGGATCTGTTGTACCTTTGTTTAAAAAACAAATAGCTTCTGGAGGGCCAATTACCTTAACAGACGATAGGGTAATTAGATATTTTATGACATTATCTGAAGCTGCTCAATTAGTTATTCAGGCAACTTCTTTATCTAAAGGTGGTGACGTTTTTATTCTTGATATGGGTGCACCAGTTAAGATAAGAGACTTAGCAGAGCAAATGATTAGGTTAAGTGGTCTAAAAGTAAAAACGAAAAATGAAAAGAGTGGTGATATTGAAATAGTAAATATAGGGCTAAGACCTGGAGAAAAATTATATGAGGAATTATTAATAGAGGGCGATCCGATGAAAACTCCTCATCCCCTGATTTTTAGGGCAAATGAAGTAAAGGTGAATTATGAAGAGCTTTCTCAAGGTATAAATCAATTGAAAAAGGCAATTAATGATTTAGATAAATCGTCAGCCATGGAGATCCTCTCTAGATTTGTTCCTGATTGGACAAAAGGATCATAAATACCTTATTAAAATTTTTATTTTTATAAATGAAGTACTTCTTTAGGGTTAGTTATACTTGTAAAACGAAATTTTAACTACAAAATAAATAGTCTCTTGATTAAGGTTCAAGGTGAAAACTTTTCTTAGATTTTCATTATAGTCTGTGGGCATATTTATAGTTATAGGATTATCTTTGAGAATTGAACTTGAGGGAGTTATTACCTTTTTAGAAATATTAAAAAGATAATATTTTTTGAAATTTTAAAATAAAGATAATTACCTTCTTAGATATTTGATAAAATATGGTTTTATCTTTAAGTATCAATTTCTTTAATATTATTTAATTAATTAAAGGTTTCTTACTATTTTCGTTAAGAAGAGATTTTAGGCCTGCTAATAAAATACTTATAAGAATACTAATTTTGCCATCATAAAGGGTTATGTCACTTAAGTGACTAATGACAAAAATTGTAGTTGAACAAAACCAAGCTTTTTTTAAAAGTAATGGTTCGTTGTTTGAGATTTTTTTTATAAAAATTTTTATCCACGATTTATACAGCAGGGCAACAACCGTTATTGATAATATTAATGATAAAGGTAGCCCAAAATTATGAGCTAGTTCTAAAACTATATTATGTGAGTGATGAGCATCGATTATTTTATACGGAATATCTAACTTACTATTATTATGAAGATTCAAAAAAGAAAAAGTTGATGGCCCCCACCCCCAAAACGGTCTTTCTTGAATCCTTGTAATTGTGGATTGCCAAATTTCAAATCTTGGAGAACTGAATGAATTAAGATCTTTGATTTTCAAAAAAATTGACTCTGGCAGGAAAGTACTAAAAATTGGGAGTTTAATACTTAGTAAAAGTTCAAAGAATTTGATTGTTGTGAGGATGCTAATTAAGGATCCCACAATAATTAAAATTCTTTTATACCCATAAATGCAAATATAAGTAATGAAAATTCCTATTATTCCATTCCTTGAGCCAGTTAATAGGATCATATAAGTTATGAGAAAAGAAGAAATTCCCATAAGATATTTTTTAAGATAATCGCTTTTCGAAAGTTTAAATAATGCAATAGTGAATGGGAGCAAAAGAACTAACCAGATTGCTGCATAATTTGGATTACTAAATAGACCTGAAGCTGCACCATTATTAATTATTGGTTTTTGGAACCAAACAATTAGTCCAAATAGTGTTTTGTAAGGGCCATAAAAACTAAAATATTTTTGCAATATAAAACTAATAATTACTGGGAAAGATCCACTCACTAAAACTTTCAAGAAGATTAACCTTTGAGCTTCAGTTCTTAGAAAACTTTGGAACCCCCAGTAATATAAAAATATTGGTACCCAATTAAATAAGTTAAGCCAAATTGTAGAAATATTGTATTCTGATAAAACAGATGGCTTATTAAGAAAAGAAATATTTAAAGTACCAAATAATATTATTCCAATAGAGAAAAATAGGGGATAATTCCATTTATCTTTGATTGAAATAGATTCTTTATTAAATGATATTATCAATGAAAACAGGAGAAATAAGCCACTTATTGGTAATGCAGAAGGTAAGAAAAATATACCTATTAAAAATAATTTATTACCTAAATTGATATCTTCAATTTTATGGAAATTAATTTTTTTTAATTTTTCCATTTTTTTCTTTTATTACTAATAAATTAATAAATTCCTAGCTTAAAAATAAATTGGTTCATTAAAATTGATTTTCTATAAATTAAAACGCTCCCTTCAGGATTCGAACCTGAGGCCCACTGCTTAGAAGGCAGTTGCTCTATCCAGCTGAGCTAAGGGAGCACTGTATCATTATATCTGACTGGTAGGCCTAAACAAAAAAGTAACCTTTGAACAATTAATTATTTATGATTAAGTTTAATAAGTATTCTTTTTTTGCAATAATTTAAGTAGAATCAAAAAAAATTATACAAATTGGCTAAGAGATTAACAGAAAATCAAAAAGGGGAAATAATACAAAGTTTTACTGAAGGCAAATCAGTTGCATTTTTATCTAAACAATTTAATTGTAGTAATTTAACCATAACAAGAAATTTGAAGAAGCATTTTGGTGAACTGGTTTATAAAAGTTTAGTTGCGAATAATAAAACTTCAAAAGAAGACTTTAGTCTTGATAAAGAAAAACTTAATGCAAAATCTAATAAAAAAAATTTAAATGAAAAAATTAATAAAGTCGAATTTTCTCATGATCCATCTTTCATTGAAATAGCCCCTTTAGATTACGAAATTGAAAAATCTAATAGAAAAGAATTGGCTTCAGTAAGCTTATCCGAGATAGATTTACCTAAACAGGTTTATATGATTGTAGATAAGAAAATAGAGTTAGAAATAAAAAGTTTGAATGATTATCCAGAGTGGCGATTCCTTCCAATAGATGATTTGAATAGGAAAACTATAGAAATTTTTTCAGATTTAAAAGTTGCAAGAAGATTTTGTAATAAGGAACAAAAAGTAATAAAAGTACCTAATTCAGATGTTTTCAGAATTGCGTCACCTTTCCTAATCAAACGTGGAATATCAAGAATTATTAATGCCGATAATTTGATAGCTTTATAGTTATATCTATTTAATCAAACTCTATCTTAAAAAAACTTCCAAGAATCGACCCACTTATGAAGCTAGTTCCCAAAATAAAACTGATTGGCAAATTTACGGTTTCATTTTTGAAAAAATTAATCCTACTTTTCTCGGAACTATTTTGTATCCCAATAATTAACATTAAAAACAAACAACTATTAAATGAAACGGTATAAAATAACTTTCTTAAAAATGGAAACATATATTTAAATTTTCTCCAATCTTACTTCAATTT
This window contains:
- a CDS encoding O-antigen ligase family protein; amino-acid sequence: MEKLKKINFHKIEDINLGNKLFLIGIFFLPSALPISGLFLLFSLIISFNKESISIKDKWNYPLFFSIGIILFGTLNISFLNKPSVLSEYNISTIWLNLFNWVPIFLYYWGFQSFLRTEAQRLIFLKVLVSGSFPVIISFILQKYFSFYGPYKTLFGLIVWFQKPIINNGAASGLFSNPNYAAIWLVLLLPFTIALFKLSKSDYLKKYLMGISSFLITYMILLTGSRNGIIGIFITYICIYGYKRILIIVGSLISILTTIKFFELLLSIKLPIFSTFLPESIFLKIKDLNSFSSPRFEIWQSTITRIQERPFWGWGPSTFSFLNLHNNSKLDIPYKIIDAHHSHNIVLELAHNFGLPLSLILSITVVALLYKSWIKIFIKKISNNEPLLLKKAWFCSTTIFVISHLSDITLYDGKISILISILLAGLKSLLNENSKKPLIN